CGTTTGCCGCCGATGATCCGTCGGTCGCCGCGAAAATCCTCAACGACTCCTATAAAGAAAAGGAAATGCCCCGCTTCCGTGTTTTCGTGGTCGAGGGCCAGATTCACCAGCCCGAGGAAATCCGGGCCCTGGCCGACCTTCCGCCACGGACCGTGCTCCTGTCGCAGGTGGTGGCGGCGGTGGAGTCTCCTCTGACCAGCCTGGTGGGATCGCTGGACGGGTTCTTCCGGGAATTGATGGGCACTATCGATGCTTTGGCGGAGAAACGAAAGTCCGAGGCGGCCTGAAAGGGCGAAGGAGAATTGCAGTAGTCAGTTAAGGCTTTTATAGGGCTGAGTCGCCCCAAGCTTCTAGGCGGTTGGCCTTGCCGCCTGGGTCGTCGGCTGGTCCCGATAGAGTAGTGTGAGAGACAAGAAACAATAGTCAATATGAGAGGTTAGTATCGTGGCTAACGCAGCAATTAACGAAATCGTTGAGAAGATATCCGGCCTGACCGCGATGGAACTGGCGGATCTTTCCAAAGCCATTCAAGAGAAATTCGGTGTTACGGCAGCGGCGCCAGTCGCATACGCCGGTCCGGCAGCGGCCGCCGGCGCCGGTCCGGCCGCAGCCGAGAAGACCGAGTTCAAGGTTATGCTTAACAGCGCGGGCGACAAGAAGATACAGGTTATCAAGGTCGTCCGTGAGTTGACCTCACTCGGTCTCAAAGAGGCCAAGGACCTGGTCGAGGGCGCTCCGGCCGCAGTGCTGGAGGGTGCGTCGAAAGCCGACGCCGAGGCGGCTAAGGCCAAACTGGAAGAGGTCGGCGCCCAGGTCGAACTGAAGTAAATTTTGACATTGCCCCAACCGGAAACCTTTTTTATACTGGTTGGTTATGTACTTGCGGCAACGGAGGCGTGTGTGAAACGCCTCCCCGCTTCGTTAATTGGTGAGTAAACTGCCCTAGCAGCTCCCTGTGTGTGCCTACGCGGCCCCGGGAGAAAAAAGAAAGAAAATAAGCAGGATCACCAGTGTCCTTTGGTCTTTTGTCCGAATTCCACACTCCTCGTTGCGCTAGTCTGTCCGCGACGGGGTTCTTTAGTTAAGGTAGGAGGGTAGACTTTTGGCTCAGTCACCGACGACCCGCATTAATTACGCAAAAATTCCCGACGCCTGCGAGATGCCCAATCTGCTGGATGTCCAGCTGGAGTCGTACAACGACTTCCTGCAGATGAACGTCCCGCTCGACAAGCGCCAAAACAGCGGCCTGCATAAGATTTTCAAGGAGATCTTCCCGGTCACCGATGTGCACGAGAACTTCTCGCTCGAATACGTGAACTACTACCTCGGCCCGCGCCGGTATTCGATCGAGGAGTGCCGCGAGCGGAACATGACCTTCGCCGCCCCGCTCAAGGTCACCATGCGGCTTATCTCCCGCCAGGGCGAGGGCGAGCAGAAAGAAGTCAAGGACATCATCGAACAGGATGTCTACCTCGGCGAACTGCCGCTTATCACCGAGTGGGGTACCTTCATTATTAATGGCGCCGAGCGCGTGATTGTCAGTCAGCTTCACCGCAGCCCGGGAGTCTTCTTCGATGAGACCATCCACCCCAACGGCAAGAAACTGTATTCCGGGCGTGTGATCCCGTACCGCGGGAGCTGGGTCGAATTCTCCCTCGACATCAACGACATCATGTGGGTCTATATCGACTCCAAGCGAAAGATGCCGGCTACCGCCATTATGCGCGCCATCGGTTTTTCCAGCGATGAGGATCTGGTCAATCTCTACTATGACGTGCAGGAAGTCAGCCTTTCGGTGCGCAAGAAAGAAGCGGTGGTTCAGGGCTATCTTGCCGAGACGGTTATCGACAAGGAAACCGGCGAGGTCCTCTACGCCGCGGGTACGGAGCTTAATGAGGAGATCATCGAGAAGATCCGCGAAACCGGCAAGAAGAACCTGAAAGTCATTCCGTTCGACGAGAAGCGCAAAGTTCACGTAATCCTCAACACGCTTCAGAAGGATCCGACCAAGTCCCGCGAGGAGGCCCTGCTCAAAATCTACTCGCTGATGCGCCCCGGTGAACCGCCGACCATGGAAATGGCCGAATCGCTGATGGAGAAGCTCTTCTTCAGCAACAAGCGGTATGACCTGGGCGAAGTCGGGCGCTACATGATAAACTCGCGCTTGGGGCTGGACATCCCGCTTGAACACACGGTGTTTGACAACAAGGACTTTGTGGCCATAACCAAGTACCTTGTCGGGCTTTGCAACGACGAAGGTTTCACCGACGACATCGATCATCTCGGCAACCGTCGCGCCCGGACGGTCGGCGAGCTGATGGCCAACCTGTTTTCGGTCGGACTGTCGCGTGTCGCCCGGACTATCCGCGAGCGCCTCTCGCTGAAGGATCAGGAAAATGTCACCCCACAGTTGCTGGTGAACGCCCGCACGGTGTCGTCCGTGGTGGAGAGCTTCTTTGGCTCGTCGCAGCTTTCACAATTCATGGACCAAACCAACCCGCTGTCGGAACTGACCAATAAACGTCGTCTTTCCGCACTCGGCCCCGGCGGTTTGACCAGGGAACGGGCCGGGTTCGAGGTCCGCGACGTGCACCACACCCACTATGGCCGGATGTGCCCGATCGAAACCCCGGAAGGTCCTAACATTGGACTAATAACCTCGATGGCGACCTTCGCCCGAATCAACAAGTACGGCTTCTTGGAAACCCCGTATCGCAAAGTGGTCAAGGGACAGGTTACCAGTGAGATCGTATATCTCTCGGCGGACGCCGACGACCGCTATCTGATCGCCCAGGCTAACGAGCCGTTGGACGCGAAAGGGCGGTTTGTTAACGAGTTTGTCATCGCGCGGAGGCGAAGTGACTATCCCATGGTGAAAGCCGAGGAAGTCGACTATATGGATGTCTCGCCGCGCCAGATCGTCTCGGTGGCGGCCTCGCTTATTCCTTTTCTCGAGCATGATGACGCCAACCGCGCTCTGATGGGCTCGAACATGCAGCGCCAGGCGGTGCCTCTGCTCAAAACTGAGGCACCAGTGGTCGGGACCGGCATGGAGCGCAAAGTCGCGCTCGACGCGGGCGTGGTGGTACGCGCCAGGCGTCCCGGTACGGTAACCTATGTCGATGCCGAACGGGTGGTGGTTAGGCCCAGGGTGCGTGTGAGGCCGGGGTCACTCGGCTACGTGGAAGACGATGAATACGTGCTGACCAAGTACCGTCGTTCCAACCAGGATACCTGTGTCAACTATGTGCCGGTCGTGCACGAGGGTGATGCAGTCGAAGAGGGCGATGTGTTGGCCGACGGTCCGGCGGTCGATCGCGGTGAGCTGGCCCTCGGGCACAACACGCTCGTGGCGTTTATGCCGTGGCGTGGCTACAACTACGAGGACGCCATCATACTCTCCGAACGGCTCGTTCACGAGGATATCTTCACCTCGATTCATATCGAAGAATTCGAATTGCAGGTGCGCGACACCAAGCGCGGCGCCGAGGAAATCACCCGCGAAATCCCAAACGTCTCGGAAGAAGCCCTGCTCAATCTGGATGAGCACGGCATCGTGCGCGAAGGCGCCGAAATCGAGGCCGGCGACATTATGGTCGGTAAGGTGACGCCCAAGGGCGAAACAGAGCTTTCGCCGGAGGAGCGTCTCTTGCGGGCCATTTTCGGCGAGAAAGCCGGCGATGTCCGTGATGCCTCTTTGAAAGCGCCGCCCGGCATGAAGGGTGTAGTCATCAAAACCCGCGTGTTCAGTCGGAAGGAGCGCACCGAAGAGGCCAAGAAAGAAGAAAAACGCCAACGTGCGGTCGTTGAAAAGAAATACGGCAAGATTCTGGCCGATATCACCAGTCTGCGCAACCAGCGGCTGGGCGAGATTCTCGACGGCCAGACTTCGCGGACCATCCGCTCCGCAGCGGACAACTCGGTGCTGGTGCGTTCGGGTCACAAGTTCAAGGCTGATTTCTTTAACGAAATCGATATCGACAACGCGATCGCCCCGGAAGGGTACTGTAACGACGATACGGTCAACAAGCAGGTTGATAAGATTATCGCCGAGGCGGCGGAGCTGGTTAAAGCCAAGCAGGAAGAGCGCGATATCGAGATCGACAAGATCGTTCGAGGCGCCGAGCTTCCGCCCGGTGTCAAGCAGCTCGTGAAGGTCACCGTGGCCATCCGCCGCAAGATCGCGGTGGGCGACAAGATGGCGGGACGCCACGGCAACAAGGGAGTCGTGTCCAAGGTCGTTCCGATCGAAGATATGCCGTACATGTCCGACGGTACCCCGATTGACATCGTGCTTAACCCGCTCGGTGTTCCGTCGCGTATGAACATCGGCCAGATTCTCGAAACCCACCTCGGTTGGGCCGCCACCAGGCTGGGGCAGAGGATCGCCACGCCTGTATTCGACGGCGCCTCGATCAAAGACATCAAGGCCAAGCTGTCGGAGGCCGGCCTGCCGCAGAGCGGCAAGATGAGGCTGTTCGACGGCCGCTCCGGTGAGCCGTTCGACAATGAGATCACGGTCGGCAACATCTACATGCTGAAGCTGTCGCACCTGGTCGACGACAAGATTCACGCTCGTTCGATCGGTCCCTACTCGCTGGTCACGCAGCAGCCGCTGGGCGGTAAGGCGCAGTTCGGAGGGCAGCGCTTCGGTGAGATGGAGGTCTGGGCGCTTGAGGCCTACGGCGCCGCCTACACTCTTCAGGAGATGCTGACGGTCAAGTCGGATGATGTCACGGGGCGCAGTCGCGTTTACGAAGCGATTGTCAAGGGCGAGAATCCGCCCGAACCGGGATATCCGGAGGCCTTTAACGTCTTGATCAAAGAGCTTCAGGCGCTCGGCCTGGATGTTTCGCTGATCGAGAAGTAACTTTGTGGTTTTCAGGAAGATGATCGTTTCCAGGTAACCGGAGAGATAAAAGGAGTCAACCGTGGTGGATTTCACCAGTCAGACACGTGGACTACAGAAGAAACCGTCGGACTTTTCCGCCGTGCAGATCCAGATCGCCTCGCCGGAGGTTATCCTCTCCTGGTCGTACGGTGAAGTGACCAAGCCGGAGACGATCAACTACCGATCGTTCAAACCGGAGCGCGATGGGCTTTTCTGCGAGCGAATTTTCGGTCCGGTCAAGGACTGGGAGTGCAACTGCGGCAAGTACAAGCGTATCCGTTTTCGCGGTATTGTCTGCGATCGCTGCGGTGTCGAGGTCACCCAGTCCAAGGTGCGGCGCGAACGTATGGGCCATATCGAATTGGCCGTGCCGGTCTCACACATCTGGTACTTCAAGTCTCTGCCGTCGCGTATCGGCAACCTGCTCGATCTATCCATCCGCGAGCTTGAACGGATCCTCTATTATGAAAACTACGTGATGATCGATCCGGGCAACTCCTCCTATGAGCGCGGAAACGTGCTCACGGAAGAGGAGTACGCCGATCTCGAAGAGGCCGGCAAGCAGTTCGACGCCCGCATGGGCGCCGAGGCCATCTACGAGCTACTGAAAGAGATCGATATTGATGAGATGGTCGCGACTCTTCGCGCGCAGATCAAAGTCGAGACCTCGGTCCAGCGCAAGAAAGACACGCTCAAACGGCTGCGCATTTTCGAGTCATTCCGCCAGTCTCAGAACCGGCCTGAGTGGATGATAATGAAGGTCATTCCGGTGATCCCGCCTGATCTGCGCCCCCTGGTGCCGCTCGAGGGCGGCCGGTTTGCCACGTCGGATCTGAACGATCTCTACCGCCGTGTGATCAACCGCAACAACCGGCTCAAGAAGTTGATCGATATCCAGGCGCCCGAAGTCATTCTCCGCAACGAAAAGCGGATGCTTCAGGAAGCGGTCGACGCGCTGTTTGACAACGGTCGCCGCACCCACTCGGTTCGCGGAGACTCCAAGCGCCCGCTCAAGTCGCTCTCCGATCTGCTCAAGGGAAAGCAGGGCCGGTTCCGCCAGAATCTTCTGGGCAAGCGCGTGGACTATTCGGGCCGATCCGTTATCGTAGTCGGTCCCGAGCTGAAGCTGCATCAGTGCGGTTTGCCCAAGAACATGGCGCTGGAGCTGTTCAAGCCCTTTATCATAATGAAGCTCGAAGAAAAGGGATACGTGCAGACGGTTAAGTCGGCCAAGAAATTGGTCGAACGCGAGCGGCCCGAAGTGTGGGATATCCTCGAAGAGATCATCGAAGACCACCCGGTCCTGCTCAACCGCGCCCCGACCTTGCACCGTCTCGGAA
This portion of the Candidatus Zixiibacteriota bacterium genome encodes:
- the rpoB gene encoding DNA-directed RNA polymerase subunit beta, whose amino-acid sequence is MAQSPTTRINYAKIPDACEMPNLLDVQLESYNDFLQMNVPLDKRQNSGLHKIFKEIFPVTDVHENFSLEYVNYYLGPRRYSIEECRERNMTFAAPLKVTMRLISRQGEGEQKEVKDIIEQDVYLGELPLITEWGTFIINGAERVIVSQLHRSPGVFFDETIHPNGKKLYSGRVIPYRGSWVEFSLDINDIMWVYIDSKRKMPATAIMRAIGFSSDEDLVNLYYDVQEVSLSVRKKEAVVQGYLAETVIDKETGEVLYAAGTELNEEIIEKIRETGKKNLKVIPFDEKRKVHVILNTLQKDPTKSREEALLKIYSLMRPGEPPTMEMAESLMEKLFFSNKRYDLGEVGRYMINSRLGLDIPLEHTVFDNKDFVAITKYLVGLCNDEGFTDDIDHLGNRRARTVGELMANLFSVGLSRVARTIRERLSLKDQENVTPQLLVNARTVSSVVESFFGSSQLSQFMDQTNPLSELTNKRRLSALGPGGLTRERAGFEVRDVHHTHYGRMCPIETPEGPNIGLITSMATFARINKYGFLETPYRKVVKGQVTSEIVYLSADADDRYLIAQANEPLDAKGRFVNEFVIARRRSDYPMVKAEEVDYMDVSPRQIVSVAASLIPFLEHDDANRALMGSNMQRQAVPLLKTEAPVVGTGMERKVALDAGVVVRARRPGTVTYVDAERVVVRPRVRVRPGSLGYVEDDEYVLTKYRRSNQDTCVNYVPVVHEGDAVEEGDVLADGPAVDRGELALGHNTLVAFMPWRGYNYEDAIILSERLVHEDIFTSIHIEEFELQVRDTKRGAEEITREIPNVSEEALLNLDEHGIVREGAEIEAGDIMVGKVTPKGETELSPEERLLRAIFGEKAGDVRDASLKAPPGMKGVVIKTRVFSRKERTEEAKKEEKRQRAVVEKKYGKILADITSLRNQRLGEILDGQTSRTIRSAADNSVLVRSGHKFKADFFNEIDIDNAIAPEGYCNDDTVNKQVDKIIAEAAELVKAKQEERDIEIDKIVRGAELPPGVKQLVKVTVAIRRKIAVGDKMAGRHGNKGVVSKVVPIEDMPYMSDGTPIDIVLNPLGVPSRMNIGQILETHLGWAATRLGQRIATPVFDGASIKDIKAKLSEAGLPQSGKMRLFDGRSGEPFDNEITVGNIYMLKLSHLVDDKIHARSIGPYSLVTQQPLGGKAQFGGQRFGEMEVWALEAYGAAYTLQEMLTVKSDDVTGRSRVYEAIVKGENPPEPGYPEAFNVLIKELQALGLDVSLIEK
- the rplL gene encoding 50S ribosomal protein L7/L12 encodes the protein MANAAINEIVEKISGLTAMELADLSKAIQEKFGVTAAAPVAYAGPAAAAGAGPAAAEKTEFKVMLNSAGDKKIQVIKVVRELTSLGLKEAKDLVEGAPAAVLEGASKADAEAAKAKLEEVGAQVELK
- the rplJ gene encoding 50S ribosomal protein L10, which produces MLRQEKADQVAQLKALFEKSGAFFITDYQGLNVPDLTSLRKNLRSNKVTYTVAKNTLFRLAAREAGVTGLDEYFKGPTAVAFAADDPSVAAKILNDSYKEKEMPRFRVFVVEGQIHQPEEIRALADLPPRTVLLSQVVAAVESPLTSLVGSLDGFFRELMGTIDALAEKRKSEAA